TTCTCCGACGTGGGCCCCCGCCTCTACGCGCGCTCGGGCTACCAGGCGCTGCCCGCCTGGGACTGGCACCTCTCCCCCGCTCCCGGGGACCCCTCCGGGCCCGTGGACTCGCTCCTGCGCGAGGACGGGCTCGGCCCGGCCCTCGGCCGCCTGCGTCACCCCGACGTGCCCTTCTACTTCTGGCCTGGCCCGGCCCAGCTCGACTGGCACCTGGAGCGTGGCCGCATCTACGTCGAGCACCTCGGCTGCTCCCTCCCCGCCTCCGCCGGCGCCACCGCGGGCGCGTCCACCATCCTCTGGGGACTGGTGGGCCGGAGCGCCGAGCTGACGGTGCTGATGCTCGATGCGCGCTCCACCTCGGAGACCTGGGCCCTCCTGGAGGCCGCCCGGCGCGAGGCCTCCCGCTCCGGCCTCTCCCGCGTGGTCCTCTGGGAGGAGCCCTCCCATGCCCCCTTCCTCGCGCTCCTCAAGGGCGGGGGCGCCTTCCGCGTGGCCCGTGACGGCTCGCTGCCCATGGTGCGCCCCCTCCGCCCCGGCCTGCCCCCCGTCTCCCCCCTCCTCCCGGCCCCCCGTGGGCTCTGGGTGTGAGGAACCGCTAGGATGCGGCCATGGCCGAGCGCACCCGCATCATCGAGGGCACGTGGAACTGCACCTCCTGCGAGACCCGGAACATCCTCGCGAGGCACCGCAGCTGTCCCAGCTGCAACAACCCGCGCGAGGAGACGGGCCAGGAGTCCGAGTTCGACTTCGGTGAGGTGGATGACACCACCGGCAAGTCCCTGCGCGAGGGCGTCACCGACGAGAAGGCCCTCTCCGCCGCCAACGCCGGGGCCGACTGGTTCTGCGACTACTGCTCCGCCTCCAACCGCGGCGACTCCCCCATCTGCCGCAACTGCCGCGCCGAGCGCTCCTCCACCTCGCGCGCCCTCGCCGAGGAGCCCGAGGAGCCCATCGAGGCTCCCCGCTCCCGCCGCCCGCCTCCCGCCCCGCCCCCGTCCGCCCAGGGCTCCGGGCGCAAGTGGCTCTACGTGGGCCTGAGCCTCCTCACCGTCTTCGGCTCCTGCATGTACTGGGGCTCGCGCACCCACGGCGTCACCGGCCAGGTCACCACCACCGAGTGGACGCGCACCGTGCACCGGGAGACCTTCCAGCGCGTGTCGCGCGAGGGCTGGCGCAGCGACCTGAGCGTCCGCTCGTCCCGCATGCCGGTGAATGGCACGGGCGAGGTGGCCGGCGTGGACAACA
The sequence above is drawn from the Archangium gephyra genome and encodes:
- a CDS encoding GNAT family N-acetyltransferase, which translates into the protein MHLVAATEEQRVQRDTLTYSEWGKLLSLDGYAAREKRLRAHPWARSDMRTWLLCGEDGGVLASCETFRTGSFLRSDEGSLVPGDSFAIASVFTEEHLRGRGYATRLMDLLAAELERQPRAQAALLFSDVGPRLYARSGYQALPAWDWHLSPAPGDPSGPVDSLLREDGLGPALGRLRHPDVPFYFWPGPAQLDWHLERGRIYVEHLGCSLPASAGATAGASTILWGLVGRSAELTVLMLDARSTSETWALLEAARREASRSGLSRVVLWEEPSHAPFLALLKGGGAFRVARDGSLPMVRPLRPGLPPVSPLLPAPRGLWV